DNA sequence from the Methanobacterium sp. Maddingley MBC34 genome:
AAGAGTCTAAAAACAGTACGTGAACACTTTCAGTGCCAGTAATGTCCAAAATGGCGATGTCATCAGTATCTTTAATTGTTTTATCTTCTAATGATGCTTTGTACTGTACAAAAGGACCGTATTTTTCCGGTAATTCCGTGTATTTGAAAACTCCGGCTAGAGTTGCTACGAACAAAAAAACACCTCTTTATATATTTCCATTAATTTTTAGTTAAAATTAGTATCTAATTAGTATTTTGAAAAATAAAAAACTTATGGGTAAAAAAAATAGTTAAGGGAGAATTGGTTTTATTCTCCACCGGTAATTTCATCCAGTTTTGCAAGGGCAGGGTCAGTGCTGAT
Encoded proteins:
- a CDS encoding hypothetical protein (PFAM: Domain of unknown function (DUF749)) translates to MFVATLAGVFKYTELPEKYGPFVQYKASLEDKTIKDTDDIAILDITGTESVHVLFLDSYKSLKEIDDELQAADAKLNHSSKQVLEGYL